The Vigna angularis cultivar LongXiaoDou No.4 chromosome 6, ASM1680809v1, whole genome shotgun sequence genome contains the following window.
ATCGACACACCATCCATTATCATTGTTAGCAATGTCTTCCTCTTTTGCCATCCATTTCTTCCTAGTCTCAATATCCCTTTTCTCAGTTTGCTCCTTATCTGCATCTCATGTCCCCAACACCAAACCACAACCCTTTATCCTTCCCATAAAGAAAGACCCTGCAACTAATCTATTCTACACTTCAGTTGGCGTAGGAACTCCTAGACACAACTTTGATCTCACCATTGATCTTGCTGGAGAAAACCTATGGTATGACTGTAACACTCATTACAACTCTTCTTCCTACCGCCCTATAGCCTGTGGTTCCAAGCAATGCCCCGACGTTGGATGTGTTGGCTGCAATGGCCCCTTCAAACCAGGTTGCACAAACAACACATGTCCTGCTAACACAGTCAATCCACTAGCAAAATTCCTTTTCGGTGGTGGCTTAGCTGAGGATTTCATATTTCTTGTTCAACAGAAAGTGTCTGGCTTGCTTTCTAGCTGTATTGACACCGATTCATTCCCATCCTTCACCAATGACGAGTCACCTCTACATGGCTTACCCAAAAACAGCAGAGGAATTATAGGCCTTTCAAAGTCGCAGCTTGCATTACCAATTCAGCTTGCATCCGCTAATAAGCTTCCTTCCAAGTTTTCTCTCTGTTTACCCTCTTCAAACCACCAAGGTTTCACCAACTTGCTTGTTGGAGCTGGAGAATATCCTCTGGGAATATCCAAGTTTCTCCAAACCACCCCTCTCATTGTGAACCCCATTTCCACAGGTCCTATATCTGTGGAAGGTGTTGCCTCCAAGGAATACTTCATTGACGTTAAAGCAGTTAAGATTGACGGCCATGTTGTGAACCTAAAGCCTTCCCTTTTGTCTATTGACAACAAGGGAAACGGGGGCACCAAGATCAGTACCATGAGTCCTTTCACCGAATTACAGACCTCTGTCTACAAGCCTTTCATACGAGATTTCCTCAAGAAAGCCTCGGACAGAAGATTAAAGAAAGTGGCAGCAGTGGCACCATTTGAGGCATGTTTTGATTCAACCAGCATTGGTAATTCTGCAACAGGACTAGTTGTGCCAACTATTGATCTAGTGCTGGAAGGGGGAGTACAGTGGAGTATTCATGGAGGCAATTCGATGGTTATGGCGAAGAAAAATGTTGCATGTCTGGCATTTGTTGATGGAGGGACAGAACCCGTAATGTCTTTTGTGAAAGCTTCAATTGTTGTCGGTGGATATCAGTTGCAGGATAACTATGTGGTGTTTGACGTGGCTTCCTCCAAATTAAGCTTCAGTTCTTCGCTTTTGCTCCACAATGCCACGTGTTCTCACTCTTGAATATGATGTGCTTGTGACGCGTTCAACTTACGTTGAAGAATATGTAGTAGCTTCTATCTTTCAACGTTTCGAGGGTAATTGATgaataaatgttttctttgttgtaaATGGAGACACACCGTAGTGTTTCACGTGTGCCATTTATTTAATGATAGATAACTTCTGTAATATGTATCTGTATGTGTCTATATATGATTTacttagttttatattataaagaatgtcaaaaaataaacaataaaaacatatatttagtcaaaaaaatcaaatcttattttttctaatattttgttagaagtaaattttaagcTTAATTTAACTTCATAAAACAATATGtctaataaacaataaatatcgTTGATAACTTCTAATAATGACTCTAATTTTATGTTAGAACAACAAATATCGTTATGATAAGTTTTAATAATGACtctaattttatgttaaaaatggactttaaatctaacccaaTATTAGGATGGATGactaacatattttttttctgaaaaaaaaaaacactttctcAAAATTAAACTCATTTATTACGTGTGTGAGTCTCCTAGATTTTGTCCTTTTTTCatataatgaatataaagaGTTCACgaatttgaaataaaaggtGAGAACTTCTTAGACTTTTGatctttgtattttaaaaaatctgtAAATgtggtttttacttttttaattttagtttcttaatttttaattttccagTAATTCGATCGGTATTTTTCTATATAAGTTTTTattctttgatttttaattttaatggtTAAAGAAAATCATATTGAATAGCTTATCTGTAAAAAagttactataattttattgtgtCATTTTAAATGTAAACAAAAAACCCTTTCGAGTAGTTGAATAAACTCTTaagaatttttaataattaaaggatcaaaattatctaaaaaatttaagaaccaaaatcacatataattaaaaataagaactacaaataaaagaaagagaattaaATAAGATAGTCAccaaatttgtaaaatataaatattaaagttataattaaatcaaaatatctACTAAAATTGAGAATATATACGAAAAATTAACACAAGCAGTACAGATTTTAACGAGAAATAATTTCCTAAACAATGAAAGCCAAACAGTGCAACAAATGTATCAATTGTTGTGAATACTTTTAAGAACATGTGATTTAGATCATATTTGACAATCTCTTCTCGTACTTGAGATAGTATTCCACTAATCATATTAAGTTGTTTCTTGATACTTTAGTCTGATGTTTGTTCCTGGATTCTTCTAATAGGACTTgcttagttttttaatttaagttagaatatttaatttaagattcGAAGATGAACACAAAATTTATCCATCAATCGTTgaattaactttataaatatatttaactcgcCGTTTCTTTAAGagaatattaattaatgattattattttcaataaataaatatttgaaaagtcTTAAATAGCTTGAAATCTTAAATCTCAACACTTGaacttttaatatgttttaaaaagcGTAAATGAAGTAAAAAGTGGTTAAAAATTTGGAAAGTAAATATTAaagagaaatataaattaaaagagtatgcatttaaaaaataattattacaaaaaaataaaattccaaaaaacataaactgacgaaaaaataaatgaactaaaataataaaaaatgtaagaaaataaattattaatgatataacaaaaattaataaaaaatcaattaaaaccgTGATCGAAATTGTTATAATGTTTACTACCGTTGTTGTCATTGTGTTGTTTGCGGTGGTTTAGTAAGTGTTTTGCTGTTTGCGTGTTTTAGTTAGATAGTATTTtattggaaatacaatttgtcATGTTCATTTTAAACACAAAATCacttatttatatgttatttatttatttttctattattgaaTGAGTAACGTGATTATTAGATTACTcttattaatttatgttataaattaagaaatgttatcattgaacatatattttaagatgTGGAGATAACTAATTAAGATGACATACAAGCCACGCCATTTAATAAATAgcaaaattaaatgaaaaaataatcagaaaatataatagttttgaGTATTTagtatcaataaaatttaataaaaaaagtcaatAAAAATGCTCAAATCTATATTTGATgtaatttaataaacttttataaatgtCTACTAAATATTTGAGTGTAATTAGCATTTCATAAATAcgtattaaatttgaatttaattagtATCTCTATCCTCCTGAAGATCATAAATAAAGCGGTAATAGCTGGCTGTGTCGAAACCGATAGGAGCACCCAGTATTTCAAAACATTGAATTTTTCTAGATTCAATTGTCCTATTTTGACTTTGACAATAGTACTTACAAGTTACAAGTACTACGAATGCAAATCTTAGAAGGATGTTTCTTCCTAAAACCACCTTTCCTTTTTTAGAAtggattatttttaaatgtacaTGACAAAaacttggaaaaaaaaatcaaaagcctcacgttatttaaaaattaaggatACAATTATCTCACAATACTTTTTGTTACATAAAAGTATAAACAAATCCAACGAATCTATTACTATTCTATTAGAGTGTAACGGAgctataacatttttaaaaaatatgcatTCGAATTcagttaaaaatttaatttcagaatgaattagaaaaaaaaacatttattgtaacttttgaaaagaaaactattttttataattattttagttatctGAAATTTGAGACGAATTTtagttgattaaaaaaataaaataattcaaacatgTTAAGACAATGTTTGAGTAttacaaacaaaatcaaaagcatgtatcttttccCTTTCAGAGATACCACCTATGACATATGTAGTATGCATAACTTGGCCATTCGTTTTTGACGAAAATCTAAAGACTAGTACGAtgaacaacatataatattttcttatccCCTTCATCCCTCTTCCTATAAAAGGAAAACTCAGCATTCTGGATTACACACACCAACACCATTCATTATCACTGTCTTAGCAATGGCTTCCTCTTTTCCCATCCATTTCTTCCTAATCTCAATACCCCTTTTCTCAGTTTGTTGCTTATCTGCATCTCATGCTCCCAACACCAAACCACACCCCTTTATCCTTCCCATTAAGAAAGACCCTGCAACTAATCTGTTCTACACTTCAGTTGGCGTAGGAACTCCTAGGCACAACTTTGATCTCACCATTGATCTTGCTGGAGAAAACCTATGGTATGACTGTAACACTCATTACAACTCTTCTTCCTACCGCCCTATAGCTTGTGGCTCAAAGCAATGCCCCGACGTTGCATGTCTTGGCTGCAATGGCCCCTTCAAACCAGGTTGCACAAACAACACATGTCCTGCTAACACAGTCAATCCATTGGCAAAATACCTTTTCGGTGGTGGTTTAGCCAAGGATATCATATTCATTGATCAACACAAAGTGTCTGACTTGCTTTCTAGCTGTGTTGACACCGATGGATACCCATCCTTCACCAACGACGAGTCACCTCTAAATGGCTTACCCAAAAACAGCAGAGGAATTATAGGCCTTTCAAAGTCGCAGCTTGCATTACCAATTCAGCTTGCATCCGCTAATAAGCTTCCTTCCAAGTTTTCTCTCTGTTTACCCTCTTCAAACCACCAAGGTTTCACCAACTTGCTTGTTGGAGCTGGAGAATATCCTCTGGGAATATCCAAGTTTCTCCAAACCACCCCTCTCATTGTGAACCCCATTTCCACAGGTCCTATATCTGTGGAAGGTGTTGCCTCCAAGGAATACTTCATTGACGTTAAAGCAGTTAAGATTGACGGCCATGTTGTGAACCTAAAGCCTTCCCTTTTGTCTATTGACAACAAGGGAAATGGGGGCACCAAGATCAGTACCATGAGTCCTTTCACCGAATTACAAACCTCTGTCTACAAGCCTTTCATTCGAGATTTCCTCAAGAAAGCCTCGGACAGAAGATTAAAAAAAGTGGCCGCAGTGGCACCATTTGAGGCATGTTTTGATTCAACCAGAATTGGTAGTTCTGCAACAGGACTAGTTGTGCCAACTATTGATCTGGTGCTGCAAGGGGGAGTGCAGTGGACTATTCATGCGACGAATTCCATGGTTATGGCGAAGAAAAATGTTGCATGTCTGGCGTTTGTTGATGGAGGGACAAAGCCTCGAATGTCTGTTGTGAAAGCTTCAATTGTTATCGGTGGATATCAGTTGCAAAACAACCATTTGGTGTTTGACGTGGCTTCCTCTAAATTAAGCTTCAGTTCATCGCTTTTGCTCCACAATGCCACGTGCTCTCACTCTTGAATCACACGTGCTTATGACGCATTGAAAAACATGTCATAGATTTTCGCTTTTGATTTTTaggagaataaaataataaatttgtttgctTTGTAGTTTGTACACAGAAACACGTTGGTGTTTCTTGTCTGTCATCTCCTTTATACTGTACAACTTTCTGAATTATGTAATATACTAATATGTTTTATTTCGGTACTagtgaaaacaattttttttatgataataaaaataacaaagttataaaaagttaaaatttaaagaaaaaaacccACTTATGTCTCTattctttgtcttcttctttttttaatataatgatgTGCAAGTTTAGTTTACAAAAAAATGGTATGTTCCATTATTCAGCAAGTTGAAATTTGGGTAGaatagatgaacaatgaaaaaCCAAAGAATAATTGTCTTACTCATACGAAATTATGGCCAACCCAACAAGAGGAGCATTGACACCATTGAGCCAGCCATCCTCTTTGACGAAGCACCACTAATTAATAACATGGTCATGGAGTCATGATATGATGACTTTGAGTAAATGCAATGGGCCCTGGGCATTGCTACAATAGAAGAACATAGCATTTAGTATCTACAACACTGTCCTgcttctttttaatataatttaaatttatattctaattaaattaactctATATTCATTTGGATAAAAGGGAACCtattatatttcataaatttaaattaagttttatacttcttttgttttaattaaccAGTAAGAGTAATTCTTATCATTACATTATTTACTTGacttaaaaataagatttgcAG
Protein-coding sequences here:
- the LOC108341768 gene encoding probable aspartic proteinase GIP2 gives rise to the protein MSSSFAIHFFLVSISLFSVCSLSASHVPNTKPQPFILPIKKDPATNLFYTSVGVGTPRHNFDLTIDLAGENLWYDCNTHYNSSSYRPIACGSKQCPDVGCVGCNGPFKPGCTNNTCPANTVNPLAKFLFGGGLAEDFIFLVQQKVSGLLSSCIDTDSFPSFTNDESPLHGLPKNSRGIIGLSKSQLALPIQLASANKLPSKFSLCLPSSNHQGFTNLLVGAGEYPLGISKFLQTTPLIVNPISTGPISVEGVASKEYFIDVKAVKIDGHVVNLKPSLLSIDNKGNGGTKISTMSPFTELQTSVYKPFIRDFLKKASDRRLKKVAAVAPFEACFDSTSIGNSATGLVVPTIDLVLEGGVQWSIHGGNSMVMAKKNVACLAFVDGGTEPVMSFVKASIVVGGYQLQDNYVVFDVASSKLSFSSSLLLHNATCSHS
- the LOC108342275 gene encoding probable aspartic proteinase GIP2 translates to MASSFPIHFFLISIPLFSVCCLSASHAPNTKPHPFILPIKKDPATNLFYTSVGVGTPRHNFDLTIDLAGENLWYDCNTHYNSSSYRPIACGSKQCPDVACLGCNGPFKPGCTNNTCPANTVNPLAKYLFGGGLAKDIIFIDQHKVSDLLSSCVDTDGYPSFTNDESPLNGLPKNSRGIIGLSKSQLALPIQLASANKLPSKFSLCLPSSNHQGFTNLLVGAGEYPLGISKFLQTTPLIVNPISTGPISVEGVASKEYFIDVKAVKIDGHVVNLKPSLLSIDNKGNGGTKISTMSPFTELQTSVYKPFIRDFLKKASDRRLKKVAAVAPFEACFDSTRIGSSATGLVVPTIDLVLQGGVQWTIHATNSMVMAKKNVACLAFVDGGTKPRMSVVKASIVIGGYQLQNNHLVFDVASSKLSFSSSLLLHNATCSHS